In Polyangiaceae bacterium, the sequence ACGTTGCATGGCTCGTGCAATCGTCCAGGCCATGCGACGTAGTTCTTTTTGCGCTTCCGTGGGATCCGTAGGGATTCGCTCGGGATTGGCAACCACGACAAGCCAGACCTCTTGCGCGGCGTCTTCTGCTTCCTGCGCGGACAAGCGGTAGCGATGGAGCCACTTGGGCAGCTCGGCAGCATACGCCCGGTAGAGGTCTTCGAAGGTGGGGGGCGCGGTAGGGTGTGCGGTTCGCTCAGGCGTCACACCACCTTCAGGCAGGCAGAAAGGCAAATATCGAGGAAAAATCGCACGAGGGGTGTCGATTTTTCCAAACGAGTGAGACGCGGTACACCAGTACCGTCTCGGACAGGGAGACGGTGCGCGTTCTGGCCCTACCCTCTAAGGGCGCGAGCGAGGGCAAAACCGGAAAACTTTTTTCGAGCGGCGGTCGATTTCTACTCCGCGTGTGAAGCTCGGCACCTTTGCGTCGCGTTACTACAGTAGTAACGGCGCGACGCTCTCGACACGACGAGCTCGGCCACGCTGCACGCAACGAGAACGAAACGCGTGCGCTTTCTAATTCCAAATTGGCACGAACTACGCGGCAAAACGTGGTCAGATTTGAGGTGCAAATAATTAAGAAAGTGAACCTTCTTTTTTAATTCGAACGATCAGGGCGTGGGATCGACGGTGGAGGGGATGCACCTCGGGACGTGTGCGTTCGTGGTGAGGTGAGGGGAGGATCTGGCGTTCGCTAATGGATGCTTCACGCACGCCTAACGGATCATCGAGCCCGTCCGTTTCGTCACCGCGTCCATGGTGACGAGCACCATTGAACAAATGCTTGTCGATGTGCCACGTCCCATGTCCCAAGAGCCGCAAATACGTCAAATCGGCCAATCTGCCACGGTTCATCCATGGACCACACAGACAAAACGAATTGCGCCGCGTGACGCAAGCCAGACCCTTGACGCGTAGAAGCCCATTTCTCGAATGCGCGCGCATCCCAAGGCCGAAGCGGCGCACCCTGTAGCGTCGGAAATGTTTCTGCTAGCTCGGCTATTTTGATTTCGTAATTCATACGGTTTCTCGACGGCCCCCCGCGTCCGTTTCGTTTAACAAAACTTCTGGTCTTGTTCAACTCCCTTTCGTGCCACGACACGACCGGCCTTCGAGCTTGCTTCCGTTCGTCATGACCGCTCGTTTTTAATTGTGCGCTCGCACGAAAGAAAACGTCAGCGCTCGAAAGCAACCAACGAATGCGCGCACTTGACTCGTTTTTTCGGTTTAGCACGCACGGCACGAAAAACAGAACCTTCTTACAGAGAACACCCCCGTTCTCTGCGTAGAGAACTGTCCTCGTTTGGTCGTATCGGGTGAGGACATCACTCGCCAAAGCAAAGCGCACCGATCAACCCACCCCGTTCTCTGTACGCGAGCACGAACAACGCGCACCACGAAGAGACGCGCTCGTCTCGTCGTCACGCGCGCGAATTCATACGCCGAAACGTTCACTCACTAGGCCCAAATTTTCGACTTTTCTCCGATGAAATCGCGGGTTCGTCCTATTCTTCAACTCACGTTGATTGATTAATTCGACGCTCGGAAGTTCGTTTCGTTGAACGGAACGAAGGAATCCTTTATGCGGAACGCATGGGGCGACCCGCACGAGCTGAAATCGCATCGACGATGCATGTTGGTTTTCGACTCACGCAAGACGAGGTGGACCGACTTGATCACCTCGTCGCAGAGCAAGGACACCGTGACCGCTCCGCGTTGCTGCGCGCGTGGCTTGCCGAAGGTGGGCCGACGTCGACGACTCCGCGGACAAACACCGCAGACGTGCCGCGGACAAACTCCAAGCGCACACAAGCGACCGCTCGCACCGAGCCGCCAACTCGCCCGCGACACCCAAGGATCACAGCCACGCCACGCGTGAAGGATTCGAGTCCATCGAGCGGTGAGCCCTCGCAAGAAATGCGACCAAAGTCCATCATGCGCGAGCTACTGGCTGAGCTGAACCTTCGAAGGGACGCGCTACTCATTCGAGTGCCAGAAGTTGTGCGTGCTCTCTTGCCGCATGCGTCAATGGAGACGGTGCACGAGGCACTTCTCACACTGAACAAGAACGGGTTGATCGAACTGCGTCCCGATGCTGGTAGCGAGTTTTTGAAGCCAGAAGACGCTGCGATTTGCCCGCGTGGACCTCGCGACACGGTGTTTTCTTACGCTCGATGGACCGACACGAGCACGCGTTAGCAGTGCGCACGTGCGGTCATGACGGCCTGTTGCAAAACGTGACGCATACGTACCGAAACGAGTGCTTGTGCGGTCCATCGAGCGTAAGAAAACACCGTGTCCGTGCTCCATCTGGGCACTCGACTTGTCCTTGTTTCCAAGCGCATTTGACGCTTTCGCGTGTTCGCGTGCGGCGCTGTTCTTTTGACAAAAGAACACGCTCGCATCGTGTGCTTTCGTGAAACGAAACGAATGGCTCTCGATGAACATGCACACGAACACATGGAGCCCCAAATCGGCCCCTTCTGGACCTCACGAGCGGTTCTGCAGGACCGTTTTTGTACCCGTTCGCAACACTCGATTTGCACTTGTTTTCAAGCACATTTCGCTCGTACGTGGCTTGAAATCGAGCCATGTATTCCGCGCCGGAATACATGGGCGCCGATCGAAGTCTTCCGGACTCGTTTCGTGTAACGGAACGACATGACATCGAGTGCACTTCTTGCCGCGGACAAACCCGCAACGTTGAACCTCTCGCCCGGCCTGGCAGACGACGTGCTACGCGCCGCGGAGCACGCGCAGCACGCGCGCGCGGACAATACGCGCCGCTCGTACGCTCGCGCGTGGGAGCAGTGGAACGCGTACGCACACGAGCACGGTGCGTGCGCGCTACCAGCATCGCCGCTCGTCGTCGCGGCGTACCTCGCGCACCTCGACAAGGAAGGACTTGGAACGTCAACGATGGACATCGCCCTCGCGGCGATCGTCGATCGTCATCGAGCCGCACGACTTCCTTTGCCCACAAACGATCCTGTCGTGCGCGACGTGCGCGCGGGCATTCGTGCTCGTCGTGGCATACGACCGCAAGGCAAAGCCGCGCTTGGTGCGTATGAGCTTCACGAGATGATCGACGCGCTACCGCCCGATCTTTCTGGCCTGCGTGACCGCGCTTTGTTGCTCGTCGGATTTGGCGCGGCCTTGCGACGCTCCGAGCTCGTCGCGCTCCATGTCGCGCACGTCGCGTGGCACGCTCGCGGGATCGTCGTGCTCGTCGCACGTTCGAAGGGCGATCAGGAAGGACGCGGCGTAGAAGTGCCGATCCATGCCGCCCCAGGTCCCCTTTGCCCCGTCGCAGCGTTGCGCGCGTGGCTCGATGCTGCGCGCATCATCGACGGGCCGATCTTCCGCTCCGTCTCGCGCTGGGGGCGCGTGGGGCTCGATGCTCTCGCCTCACGTCACGTGGCCGAAGTGGTCAAGCGTGCTGCCAAACGCGTAGGACTCGATCCGCGCGTGCTCGCGGGGCACTCCCTGCGCGCAGGGTTCGCGACGACCGCGGCAAGCGTTGGGGCGCACATGGCGGAAATCTCGCGCGTCACGCGTCACAACAGTGACGGGATGCTCCGCCGATACATCCGCGCGGGGACCATGTTCGACCGCGATCCGCTCCGTGGAGTGCTCGCACGATAGAAGTTTCCACCCGTACAAAATGTGAACGTCCTTTTTCGTTCGTGGCTCCCCCCGGCCTGCTTGCCGTGATTTGCCGTAAATTGCCGCGGGTTTGCCGCAACTTTGCCGCAACGCTTTGCCGTAAGAAAATCACAAATCCGGCCTGAT encodes:
- a CDS encoding tyrosine-type recombinase/integrase → MTSSALLAADKPATLNLSPGLADDVLRAAEHAQHARADNTRRSYARAWEQWNAYAHEHGACALPASPLVVAAYLAHLDKEGLGTSTMDIALAAIVDRHRAARLPLPTNDPVVRDVRAGIRARRGIRPQGKAALGAYELHEMIDALPPDLSGLRDRALLLVGFGAALRRSELVALHVAHVAWHARGIVVLVARSKGDQEGRGVEVPIHAAPGPLCPVAALRAWLDAARIIDGPIFRSVSRWGRVGLDALASRHVAEVVKRAAKRVGLDPRVLAGHSLRAGFATTAASVGAHMAEISRVTRHNSDGMLRRYIRAGTMFDRDPLRGVLAR
- a CDS encoding ribbon-helix-helix protein, CopG family, which codes for MGRPARAEIASTMHVGFRLTQDEVDRLDHLVAEQGHRDRSALLRAWLAEGGPTSTTPRTNTADVPRTNSKRTQATARTEPPTRPRHPRITATPRVKDSSPSSGEPSQEMRPKSIMRELLAELNLRRDALLIRVPEVVRALLPHASMETVHEALLTLNKNGLIELRPDAGSEFLKPEDAAICPRGPRDTVFSYARWTDTSTR